The sequence GTTGAGTCAAATTTACATGTACCATCTTTAGAATCAAAATAACAATGAAGAGTTGTTACTGACTTTGGTATTGATCCATATAGAATTACTCCTTGATATTTTGGatccaataataatgatgtaaGTGATGGTGGTATTTCGTCTCTATGAATTGAATGTTGAAATAGTTTTCCAAAagttaaagattttaatgtTCTTGGTAACCATGGTATACCATTTGTATCACTTAAAGAttgattaaattcattaccaaaatcaataGATGTTAGACTATTACCAATGATATTACGGGTTAATTGTTGATCAAAATCTATAAATGTAATGGATTTACATGTATCTGGTATCCAGTGTTCTCCAAGTATAATATCTGAACATCTCATCTCTATATTTTCAACAATTTGTGGCATTGGATAACAATTTGAGTTACGTTGGTTTTTATAGCCATCAGAATCCAATAACTtgacattattaaaataatttctatATTTATATGTTGAAATGTTATTTCTCCTTATATCAAAGctatgattatgattattatatattctaagatgaaataaaatttgatccCTAATAATCATATTTCCccaaaactttttaaataatatataattattatcaattgtttgatttatttgttgatttgttttaattttattattaatatcagattgtgattttaaaattaattgatttatattattattattagtgagatgatttaaattatttttaatgattataaGTATTGAACAATCGAAtgaaattcttttatttctattgttAATTgtgtcattattattattatctgtaATTGAATGAGtatatataatttcattattagaattattggttgttaatatattttttaaattttgaatttgattatttagtGTTTGAAATTGTTTGTCATTTAATccttttaaatcatttaaatgcTTTTTTTCCTCTTCTTGTCTAAAAATGTTTATAAATtagtataataatataataataaaatataaaatataaaataatcaaaGTGTGTTAATGcatacaatttttttattttttttatttgaaggttttgattattgtttttgtaattattGATACTATTACAATAATCTTGAAGTTCATTGAatgtaatatttaaattattaattgataatattaataaacaatttaaaaactcttcattatttctattgttataattattaattaaataagagtaaattatattatccATTTGatattcataaaaaaaaaataataaataataaaatggaattaaaaaagtaagaTTGACTTGTACAGAAATAGTTTTTCCTAAGGGATAACCAAAAAAAGGCACTTTTTTTTGGCCCTCAAggtgaaaaataaaattggaaCTTCCTGTGGGTAATTGAGTTAATTATGAAAAACTTAGTGATTTAGAATAAaccaaattattaaaaaattttcattcccaaatttttttttttttttttttttttttttttaaaaaaaatgaatgcaTGGcttaaacttttaaataatattaaacaatatttGCTAAAATctattgtaaaattaaatttaaaatgtaattattagtatttaaaaaaaaataaaaaaaaaaaatgaacttcaaaaaaaaaaaaaaaaaaaaaaaaaaaaaaaaagaaaccccgaaaaaaaaaaaaaaataaactcaaaaaaaaaataaactcaaaaaaaaaatcacaaataaaaaacaaacccTTTTTCTATTTGAGCCCTGGTAtttctgattttttttttttttggaaattattctttttattctatttattttttttttaaatttttttaataacctTGTTTATTCCCCAATAACTTaatctttttcaaaaacttttttttttttacaataacTCAATTTTTCAAGGAATGGTTCACCAgcaaacttttttttcactttgttttattaaaattttaagtaaaaaaaaataaagaaataataaaaattctctttttttaataaactattattttttttttcaatttataacttttttataaatttctattttataacttttttataaatttctattttataacttttttttttttttaaatcttaaaaaaaaaaaaaaaaaaaaataataataataaaagccaataatagtaataaaattttaaaaaactaattacaaaattttcattatcaaattttatttatttagttcattttttttttctgattttttttttttttttttgatttgatttaaattaattcgattttattttttcaaaaaaattaattttactttttttttttttttttttttttttttttttaaaatttggttgGAATGCCAAGCTTCAGTGGCAGAATGTTCAGTCAACAATCAAACAgtaaataatacaatttcaatcattcattaaaaatttattattttatcaaaGCAACAAATTCTGATCAGTGCGACtatatcttttgaaatttattagCAGCAGTTGATTATTTTATGGTTGCAACAACTCTAATAGGATGAATTCTAGTAACAAACAGATAATCTACTTGTCGATGGCAAATATTGTTCAAC comes from Dictyostelium discoideum AX4 chromosome 2 chromosome, whole genome shotgun sequence and encodes:
- a CDS encoding hypothetical protein (Similar to Dictyostelium discoideum (Slime mold). hypothetical 97.7 kDa protein), which gives rise to MDNIIYSYLINNYNNRNNEEFLNCLLILSINNLNITFNELQDYCNSINNYKNNNQNLQIKKIKKLQEEEKKHLNDLKGLNDKQFQTLNNQIQNLKNILTTNNSNNEIIYTHSITDNNNNDTINNRNKRISFDCSILIIIKNNLNHLTNNNNINQLILKSQSDINNKIKTNQQINQTIDNNYILFKKFWGNMIIRDQILFHLRIYNNHNHSFDIRRNNISTYKYRNYFNNVKLLDSDGYKNQRNSNCYPMPQIVENIEMRCSDIILGEHWIPDTCKSITFIDFDQQLTRNIIGNSLTSIDFGNEFNQSLSDTNGIPWLPRTLKSLTFGKLFQHSIHRDEIPPSLTSLLLDPKYQGVILYGSIPKSVTTLHCYFDSKDGTCKFDSTSVPGGTTSLEFDYFFNQTIEKGVISNNVTSLKFGSGNHKLEPDSLPISIKTLHLGRNKDYSAQLPPTITNLSIHECLEVFLLPKTIQTLKIMDFTTRSHPHLHSLYFFKNLTSLKLNVSQIDLTDVKFPPTISKLVLTVSDEFELNDSLLPNNLKKLKIYGFNQPLNVGDLPSSIGVLKLPSYKQPIQKDVLPSSLTLLRISDFFDSTIDRDALPPNLKSFYFTGYNCDELPDLIWPPSFEFVYIYNDSLNFINSIPTDFFIKHTKLLKRGKLNY